The window CGAGCAGGTGGCCGATCGCGAACGCCGCGAGGCCGGTGACGCCGAACACCGTCGCCGCGAGCGCGAGCGTCGCGAGCACGTCGACCCACAGCACCGGGTCGCGAGGATCGAACGAGAGGGTACCGAGGTGGAGCCGCGTCGAGAGCCGCGCGCTCAGGATCGCCCCGAGGTTCCCGCCAGTACCGATCATCACGGGGACGAGCACGGCCAGCACCCGGTACTCCGCCAGGAACGCCGCGTAGGTGTCGAGCACGAGGCCCGAGCCGAGTTCGAGCACGCTCAGCGCGGCCAGCAGCGGCACCATCCGGCGCACGATACCGGGAATGGTCCAGGCACCGACGCCGTCGGCCGCCGAGCTCATCGTGACACCACCCCAGATGTCGGCGTCCGGATCACAGCACCACCCCCACGGACACGAGCGCGACGTACAGGAAGAAGACGCCGAAGATGTCGCCGATCGTCGTGACGATCGGGCCGACCAGGTTGTCCGGATCCATCCCGCGCTCGTAGCTCGCGAAGATCAGCGTCAGCAGTCCCGCGATCAGCACGACCGCCGTCAGCGTCCCCGCGATGAGCAGGATGGCGATCAACTGTACGAGACTCGCCGAGTCGCGCCCGAGCAGCGCCAGCAGCGCCCACGACGCCGTCGCGATGAACACCGAGATCGCGACGCCGTTGACGTACGACGCGATTACGGCGTTGACGAGCCGCTGTTGCCACTCGAACTCCGGTTCGAGCAGCCCCTGGTGGATGCCGCTGGCGACGCGAGCGCCCAGCGAGCCGTACACGTTCCCGCGGGTCGCCAGAAACGCGGGCAGAAGCAACCACATCCCCGGAAACTGCTCGAATGCCCGTGTCATCGCGTCCGATCCCAGAACGGTGCCGGCGATCAGTCCGCCGACGAGGCTGGCCAGCAGGACGGGCAGGGACTCCCGGTAGACCTGCCAGACCTCCCGGCGAACGTCCATACCCGACTGTCACCCAGTCGAATGTTAAACCTAACGAGCGTCCGCGGGGGCATATAGACGCCGAAGCGCGGGTCAGACGCCGACGCGTGGGCGCGGCATCCAGACGCCAAAAACGGGGCTACTCCGCCGGATGCACGTCCGTAACAGTCCCGACACCCTTGCTCTGACCCTCTCGAAAGACGAACCGCTGGCCCTCCTCGACGAGGTACGGCCGGAACTTGAACCGGACCGTCGCGTTGCCCTTGTCGCCGGGCAGCAGCGTCCCGCCCTCGGGATAAAAGGCCGCGGCCTCGCTGATAGTCTCTAAGTGCACGACCGGCTCGTACCCGTCGTCGATCCGCGTCGGGTGGTTGAGCACCATCACCTCGGCCTCGAACTCGCGGACCGCGGTCGGCTCCGAGTCACGCGGGACCAGCACCATGCCGCGCTCGACCTCCGCCTCGGGGACGCCCTTGAGCGCGATGCCGACGATCCGGCCGGCCTCGGCGTGGTCCACGCGGTGGTAGTGCATCTCGATCGACCGGGCCTCGACCTCCCGGAACTGGCCGTCGGCCATCGGCCCGAGCAGAAGCTCGTCGCCCGCTTCGATCTCGCCGGACATGATCGTCCCCGAGGCGACCGCCCCGACGCCGGTGACGTTGTACGTGCGGTCGACGTACATCCGGAACTCGCCGTCGGCGCCGGCGGTCTTGGGCAGGCGCTCGAACAGCTCGTCGAGCACGTCGACGCCCTCCATCTCGACGGCGCTGGTGGTGACGATCGGCACGACCGTCTCGCCGATCTCCTCGACGGCGGCGTCGACGCCGTGGCGGTCGATCCGCAGCGGCGAGCGGTCGGCCTCCCGGAGCATCCGCTCGATCTCGCGCTCGACTTCGAGCAGGCGGTCCTCCGAGACCACGTCTGCCTTGGTGATCGCGACGATCGTCGGCAGGTCGGTCGCGAGCAACACGCCGAGGTGTTCGCGGGTCGTCTTCGTGGGGCCGTCGTCGGCCGCCACCGTCAGCAGGCCGTAGTCGAGCTTCTGGCCGACCAGCCCGCGGATCGTCGTCCGGAGCCACGGCTCGTGGCCCACGGTGTCGACGAACGACACCAGCCGGTCGGACTCCTCGACGATGCGCGCGCGATCGGACTTGCGGTGGGGGTTGTCCATCCGAACCGGGCCCTCGTCGTCGAAGCCGTACACGGCGTACGACAGGTCCGCCGAGAGGCCGCGTTCGACCTCGTGGGGCTGGACATCGAGGTAGCCTCGCGTCCCGCCCTCGCCGTCGTCGGCCTGGCCGGTCACGAGCGACCCGACGAGCGTGCTCTTGCCGTGGTCGACGTGTCCCGCGGTGCCGACGACGATGTGGCTGTCGTCGACGTCCAGAATGCCGCCCTCTCGGATCGTCGCGACGCCGACCAGACCCGTCGTCGCCTCCCCGGCGGCAGTATCCCCGCGGCCGCCGTCACCCCGTCCGCCGTCACCGCGCGGCCCGTTACCCCCCGCGTCGCCCGGCGGCGATCGGTTCGGCGCGGTGCCCTCTGTGGCGTCCGCCGGATCGACGCCCCACGTCTGGACATCCTCGATGTGGGCGCCGGCCTCTTCGGCCAGCAGGCTCAGCACGTCCATCGACTCGGAGAACTGCTCGGGCGGGATGCCGGCCAGCCCACCCTCGTCGGTGACGCCCACGACGTACGTCGCCTCGCCGTCGCCCGAGAGGACGCGGTGCCGGAGCTGGGCCGCCAGGCTCTCGCGGCGACCGTCCGACAGGTGCACGTCGCGCTGGAGTCGCTCCTTGAACTCGACGCTGCCGCCTTCCCGCTCGCCGCGCTCTATCGCCCGCTCGAGCGCGGCCCGGTCGGGGCTCATATCCCCGGATTGGGGAACCGTTACCAAAAGACTTCCTGCCGGCAGAGAGTGTCACGCACGATTTTGCCCGGCCGAGACGCCGCCTCGCGGATTGCGGACGGCAAGGACGACGCGCCGCGGGCCGTACCCGAACTCACCCCTCGACGAACCGAACCCCGTCGAGATCGACCCGGAGGCCACCGCCGTCGCTCTCGTTCAGCGAGAGCCGCCAGCCGTGAGCCTCGGCGATCGCGCGTGCGGTCGACAGTCCCAATCCGGGACGCGCCTGCTCGGTCGAGTACCCCGCTTCGAGCGCCCGCTCGCGCTGGTCCTCGGGGATGCCGGGCCCGTCGTCGGCGACGAACAGCCCCGTCTCGGTGGCGCCGACGGTGATCGTCACTGCGGCGTCGCCCGACGAGTCGTCCGCGGCATCGTCGGTCGATCCGTACTCGACGGCGTTTTCGAAGAGGCGCTCGAACAGTTCGAGGAGGTGGTTGTACTGCCCCGCGACGTGCTGGAGATCCTCGACGACGAGCGTCGCGTCGGACGCCTCCAGCTCTCCCCAGCACGAGCGAACCAGCGAGTCGACGTCGATCGACTCGAACCGCTCGATCCGCTTGCCCATGCGGGCCATCGTGACGACGCTGTCGCCGATCTCTCCGATCTCCGCGAGCGCCTCGTCGACGTGCTCGAAGTACTCATCGTCGCCGTCGCGCCGCGCGCGTTCGAGGTACCCTCGGGCGATCGTCAGGGGGTTCTGGAGGTCGTGGCTGACGACGCTCGCGACCTCCTCGATCCGCTCGTCGGGGTCGCGGACGCCGTCGGGTCGAAACTCGCCGGCGCCGTTCTCGCGCGACGGGGCTGTACCGGCGTCCTCCACGGCGACAGTGTCGGCGCCGCCGTCGGTCGCCTGTTCGACGGCGGCCGCCTCGTCGACCTGCGAACTGACCGCCACGGCCGTGTGAATCCGGTGAGCCAGCAGCGTGAACTGCGCGGGACGGCCCTTCTGGAGGTACGCGGCCGCGCCGGCGTCGAGCGCGCGCTCGACGAGCGCCTCGTTGTTCCGCGCGGTGAAGAGAAGGCAGGGCACGCCGGGAGCGCGCTCGCGGACGCGCTCGACCAGCTCGATGCCGTCGCCCGCACCCAGATCCAGATCCGTGACGACGCAGTCCACGTCGCCGACCGCCAGTCGATCGAGCGCGGCGTCGGGATCGCCGATCGTGGTCACGTCCAGCGAATCGTCCGCCGCCGCGAGGTACTCGGCGGTCAGCGCGGCGAACTCCTCGTCGTCGTCGACGTGCAGGACGGTGACCGATTCTCGCATCTATCCCAGAATGCCGCCCCGGCTACATATCTCTTATTGCGATACATTTCTCTCCAGATACTACATTTACTTACCGACTAATTACGGGTATTATCGTCCCTAACGAGAGAAAACAGCCGGACGGCTATCCGTCGTCGGTCAGCGTCTCGTAGGCGCGGTTCACCCGCTTGAACGCCTCCTCGCTGCCCTCATCGGTGTCCGGGTGAACCGTCTTCACTTTCTGCCGGTAGGCTTCCTTGATCCGGGCCCGGTCGGCGTCGGGCGTCACGCCGAGCACCCGGGCGGCCTCGGCCGGCGTCGGCCCCTCGGCGGCCGCCTGCCCGCCGCCGTTGCGGGCTCGCTGGCCGCGTGGGCCGCCCCTCCTGCGGCTCCCGCCACCCTCGGCGTCGCCGCGCTGGCCGCTACCGCGGCGAGCGCTGTCCCGGCCGACGCCGGCGAACGGCCCGCGGGCGTCGCGGAACCGCTGCTCGCGCGGCCCGGCGCCGAAGCCGCCCCGGGACTGCTCCCGGCGCTCGTACTCGCCGGCAGCGGCGCGCCGGCGGACGCGATCGGCCATCCGGCCCGAGGCGTGGTACCACACGAGGTACGACGCCAGCCCGAACGCGGCGGCGATCGTGAGGAAAAACAGGCTAAAGCGAAGCGCGAGGACGAACTGCAGGACGGCCATGACGCCGAAGACGCCGGCCAGGGCCATCAGGAGCGGCGATCGCTGCACGGATGGGCGTACGTGCTCCAGCATTCAAATACTCTCGTGCGCCCCGGAGATCCGCCGGAAGTCTCGTTTCGAGCGGCTCGGCGGAACGGACGTTCGACGCCCGGAGGAACGGACGTTCGACGCCCGGAGGAACAGTTCGACGGCCACAGGAACGATTTTCAGCTCTCGAGGCGGACGGAGCTCAGCTTCGCGCGTTCCCACTCGTGGCGCTGCCTGAGGCGGTGAAACCCCTTCTCGGTCAGCGAGTAGTAGTTCGTCCGACTGTCGAGCCGGCCCTTCTCGACGTAGCCCTCCTCGACGAGCGTATCCAGATTCGGATAGACGTTTCCGCGGTTCACGTCCGTCGCTGCCTCGGCTTCGAAGCGCGCTTTGATATCCTGTCCCGACGGTCGATCCGCACTCGCGATGATGAACAGGAGGTCCCGCTGAAACGCCGTCCTGTCGAACAGTGCCATACGCTCACTGCCACGATTCGCATTATCGTTATTTAGCTTCTGAAACGACGACCGAACTGTTACTCGGTAAATAACAGTTTCCGAATCCGAGTGATCGAGCCGGGTTGACCGGCACGCCGTCGTGCGGTAGTAACTGCGCACCGCCCGTCAGACCGGCTCGCCGAACGCGTACACCGTGCTGTGGCCGGTCACCTCGACCTCCAGGAACTCGCCGACCTCGACGCCGCGCTCGCCGGCGTTCTGGACGATGATCTGGCGGTAGGCGCCGTCGCGGCACTTCACGGAGTCGCCGGTACCCTCCTCGACGGCGAGCACCTCGCGCGTCTCGCCGACCATCGCGTCGTAGGCCTCGGCGACGATCTCCTGCTTGAGTTCGGACATCTCCTTCGAGCGGTCCTTCTTGACCTGTCCGCCCAGACCCTTCAGGTCGGCTGCGTCGGTGCCGGGGCGCTTGGAGAATCTGGTCACGTTGACCTTCTCGGGGCGGGTCTCTCTGAACAGGGCCATGCTCTGTGCGTGGTCGCGGTCGGTCTCGCTGGGGAAGCCGACGATGAAGTCCGTCGAGAGCGTCCAGTAGTCAAGCCGGTCGTCGAAGGTTTCGACGACTTCGACGAACTCCTCGACCTGGTGCTGGCGGCGCATGTCCCCGAGCACGTCGTTCGAGCCCGACTGGACGGGCGCGTGGATGAAGTTGTACAGCTCGTCGTGCTCGGCGAACACGTCGGCCAGCTCCTCGCGGATGCCGTGGATCCCCTTCGGGTTGGCCATGCCGACTCGAACCCGAAAGTCGCCGTCGATCTCCGAGCAGATGCGATCGAGCAGGCGGTGGAGCTTGCGCTCGCCCTCGTCCCAGCCGTAGACGCCGGTGTCCTGGCCGGTGATGCGGATTTCTTTGGCGCCCGCGTGAACGAGCGCGCGAGCCTTCTCGACGTTCTCCTCGACCGGCGGCGAGTCGATCTTGCCGGTCGCGTGCTTCGTGATGCAGTACGAACAGTCGCTCATGCAGCCGCGAGCGATCGGCAGGATGCCGACGACGCCGTCGAGGATCGGCTCGGTGCCCGCCGTGGTGGTCGGACACTCGCCGTTGCCGACGGCGTTTGGCACCTCGTCCCAGTGGAGCACGCGGGCGTCGATCCCGGCTTCGTCGAACTCCTCGCCCTGCGCGATCGCCATGCAGCCCGTGACGATCAGATCGGCCGTCTCTTCCTGAAGTTCCTCGGCGCGGCGGAGCATGTTGCGCTCGGTTTTCTCGACGACGGTACAGGAGTTCATGATGGCGACGTCCGCCTCGGACGGCCCCTCGACGGGTCGGTGGCCCGCGTCGCGCAGCTTGCGCTCGATCTGCCGGCTCTCACCCCGGTTCGACGTACAGCCGTAGGTCTCGATGTGGTAGCGGGCCATCGCGTCGTCACCGAATGGGGGCCGCGCGGCAAAAAGCGCGACGAAACCACCCGGGCGTACTGGAGGCACCCATTGCCGAAAACAAAACTTCTCCCCTCGTCTGGAAATCGGCGATTTGGGATCGAACATCGTCGATGAGGAAGAATTTCTACTTCAGAGAGTGGTATGAAAATATAAGTAGTTGGTCCCACCATACTGATAGTATGGCTGAAAGGAAGTTCACAGTGACAACCGGCGCGGCGACGTCCGCGATACTCGTCGCCGTGCTCGTGGTGAGTATCATCGGCGCGGCCGGGACGAACGGGGCCGCCCAATCGAACATCGACGGCGCGACGATCCAGTCGGCCGAGGACGTCGAAACGGCCGACGAGATCTACGTCGAGGAGGACGGCGACGCCGTGCTCGTCTACCAGACCGAGGAGGACGGCGACGACGACGATAGCGACCTCCGAACGATGGACATCGGGATGTCCGCCAGCGAGGGGCTGGCCCACGTCCTCATCGAGAGCGACTCCGAAGAGCTCGAGGAGAACGCCAGCGGCGGCCTGACGCTGCTGCTCGAACAGGACCGGTTCGCCGGTAACGGCACCTTCAGCATGGACCGACCCGAGGAACTGGAGTCGCTGGCGCTCGACGTGACCGCCGAGCGAACCAGCGAGACCAACACGTTCGACGCCGACTTCCAGGCCTCCGTCCCCAACGAGGGCGACGCCGCTCAGCTCCAGTCGTTCCAGACGAGCGGCGACATGAGCATGACGGCCGACACGTTCGCCACGAGCGGCGAGTTCGAGGCCGAAGCCGCGATCCCGACCGACGTCGCGTACGGCGTGAGCGTCGAGGACACCGGCTCGGGCTACAGCATGGACATCGACCGTACCGAGCCGGTCAGCGAGTTCCAGGCCGGCAGCTGGGAGGACCGTGACGCGGCCAAGCAGACCCTCGAAAGTCAGTTCGGCGGCATGGCCGAGCAGTTCGGCGGCACCAGTACCGTGACGATCGACGACTACTCCTTCGAGGAGTCCAGCACCGGCTACACGCTTGACATCTCCTACACGGTCGAGTACGAGAACGTCAAGGACGGCGTCGCGAATCAGCTGGAGACCCAGCTCGCCCAGGACGAACAGCTCGACCTGAGCGAGGAGGAAGCCGGCGCGGTCGCACAGAGCATCGTCGACGTCGAGCTCCGGACGCTCGAAGCGAACGTCGAGACGTCCGACACCGGCGCCACGGGTAGCTGGGAAGCCGAGATCGGCAACTACGGCGATGCGCTCGATTCGACGCTCGAGATCGCCGAGAGCCAGTCGACCGACGAGAACGTCACCGAGAGCATCCAGCAGGTGCGGACGATGTTCGAGGCCCAGCAGGCCGCGGACCTGCGCCAGACGGTCGAGTGGTCCGCGAACATGACCGCCGGCGAGGAGACGATCGACGTCGGCGCCGACGTCTCCAGCGACTCCGAGAACTGGGCCGCGTACGTCGACGAGCTCCAGGACCGCGGCGTCGACGCCGCCCAGAACGACGTCTCGATGGATCTCCACGCCGAAACGGACGGCGGGGAGCTCAGCGCGGACATGTCGATGAGCGTCGAGCAGGAGGACCTCGTCGGCACGATGGTCGACTCGGTCATCCAGTCGGCGTCCCAGGACCCGACGACCGGCGAGGAGACCGAACGCGTCCTCCAGCAGCTCAAAAACTCCGAGTTCCAGACCGGCAAGATCGACGTCGGCGTCGACTCCGACAGCGTCACGATCGAGGCCGGCGCCAAGTTCGACAACATGTCGGCGCTGGGCGATCAGGTCAACCAGGCGTTCGGCGGCCACACCGTCACGCAGATCGCGGGCGATCTCGGGGACGGCGACACCAGCGAGATGCACGTCCACGTCGACGGACTCGTCGAGTCCGGCGCGAGCGAGGAGGAGGTCAGCGAACTCGCGATCGCCAGCTCCTCGACCGAGATTCACACCGGCGGCGACTGGGACCGCTCGTTCAACACGATGGACACCGATAGCGCGAAGCAGTTCCTCGGGCTGAACGACGATAGCGAAAGCGACGAGGAATCCGACTCCAGCGTGCCCGGCTTCGGCCCGGCCGCCGCAACCGTCGCGCTGGCCGGCGCCGCGCTGCTGGCCCGTCGCCGAGCCTGAAAACGAGACCGCAAACTGCAGCTGACCGATCTTTTTTCGCGCGTTACGCTCGCTCGTCGAGGTACTCCGCCGCGATTTTCGCGCCGCTGCTGGCGCCGATCCGCTCGGCGCCGGCGTCGAGCAGCTCCCGGGCGCGCTCGTAGCTCCCGATCCCGCCGCTGGCTTTCACGGGGCGGTACTCCGCGAGCAGTTCTACGTCGTGGACGGTCGCGCCGCCCGAGATGGCCGGGTCAGCAGGCTCGGCGAACCCGGTCGCTGTCTTGAGGTAGTCGGCGTCCGCCTCGACGGCCAGTTCTGCGATCCGTCGGAGTTCGGCGTCGTCGAGCAGCGGCGCCTCGACGATCACCTTCACCGGCGCGGCGACGGCGGCGACGATCTCCGCGAGCTCCTCGCGCACGGCGTCGTCCTCGCCGGCGCGCAGGCGGCCGACGTTCGCCACTACGTCTACCTCGTCCGCGCCGGCGCGCACGGCGTCGACCGCGGTCTCGACCTTGATCCCGGTCGGCTCCTGGCCGTGGGGAAATCCCGCGACGGTGACGAGCCGTACGTCGGACGCGTATTCGGCGGCTTCGGGGACGTAACACGACGGTATACAGGCGTTCGTGCCGTACTCCGCGGCCTCGTCGAGCACTCGCCGGACGTCCGCGGGCGTCGTCTCGGGCCCGAGCACGGTGTGGTCGATGCGCTCGGGGAAGTCGGCGTACTCCATGGAGCCGTCGAGAGCGGCCAGCGAGAAAAACCCGCAGGTCGAGGGCGACCGAGGCGTCCCGCGCCGGCCCGATATGTTTTATCACGCTAGTCCGTACCACATCGCATGCCGGACGACGAGCCCGCCGTCGATGCCGACGACGGCTCGGCCGATCGCGCCGATACCGATCCAGCCTGTCGCGCCGACGCCGAGTCGGACGACCGCGCCGACGCCGATCCGGCCCTGCACCCCGACGTCGAGGCGACGGCGGCGGCGATCGCCGAGATGGAGATCCGCGGTGCGGTCGCGATCGCGGACGCCGCGGCGGCGGCGCTGGCGACCCAGGCCGAGGCGAGCGACGCCGAGACGACGGACGGGCTCCGCGAGGAGCTACGCGCCGCAGCCCGCCGACTCCACGACACCCGACCGACGGCGGTGAGCCTGCCGAACGCGCTCCGGTACGTGTTCAAGGATCTCGAGGCGACCACCGCAGCTAGCGGCAGTCGCGGCGCGGACGAGCTCCGCGCGACGGTCGTCGACCGCGCGGCGGAGTTCCGGAAGTCGGTCGCGGCGGCCCAGTCGAAGCTCGGCCGCATCGGCGCCAACCGGCTCCGGGACGGCGACACCGTCATGACGCACTGTCACTCGACGGACGCGCTGGCCTGCGTCGAGGGCGCGATCGAGGACGGCAAGGAGATCGAAGCGGTCGTCAAGGAGACCCGCCCGCGCAAGCAGGGCCACATCACCGCCCGACAGCTCCGTGAGTGGAACGTTCCCGTGACACTGATCGTCGACAGCGCGGCGCGACGCCACCTCAGCAGAGTCGATCACGTCATCGTCGGCGCCGACAGCATCGCCGCCGACGGGTCGGTGATCAACAAGGTCGGCACGAGCGGGCTGGCGGTCGTCGCTCGCGAGCAGGGCGTCCCCGTGATGGTCGCCGCGGCGACGGTCAAGCTCCACCCCGAGACGCTGACCGGCCACACCGTCGAGATCGAGCGTCGCGCCGAGAGCGAAGTGCTCGCCGACGAGGAGCGGGCGGCTATCGTCGACGCCGACGAGCGCGGAGAGGTCGACGAGGACTTCGCCGTCGACAACCCCGCGTTCGACGTGACGCCGCCGCGGTTCGTCGACGCCATCGTCACCGAGCGGGGCCAGTTCCCGCCCGAGAGCGTCGTGACGCTGATGCGCGAGCTGTTCGGCGAGGACGTCGCTGCGCCGTGGACCCGGTAGCGCCGTGAGTGCGATCACGCGCGGCCAACATGGCTTGCCGCTGCAAGTTTTCTATCTGGTGTTCGCCAGTAATTAAAGCGCACCCAACCGGAAGGTTTTCACCCTTGCCGTTC is drawn from Natronoarchaeum mannanilyticum and contains these coding sequences:
- a CDS encoding magnesium transporter; this translates as MSSAADGVGAWTIPGIVRRMVPLLAALSVLELGSGLVLDTYAAFLAEYRVLAVLVPVMIGTGGNLGAILSARLSTRLHLGTLSFDPRDPVLWVDVLATLALAATVFGVTGLAAFAIGHLLGEPMGLVDLLVISLGSGMLLALVASGLSIGATYASYRFGVDPDETTIPVVTNVTDVLGVVILFAVALTVLR
- a CDS encoding magnesium transporter, with amino-acid sequence MDVRREVWQVYRESLPVLLASLVGGLIAGTVLGSDAMTRAFEQFPGMWLLLPAFLATRGNVYGSLGARVASGIHQGLLEPEFEWQQRLVNAVIASYVNGVAISVFIATASWALLALLGRDSASLVQLIAILLIAGTLTAVVLIAGLLTLIFASYERGMDPDNLVGPIVTTIGDIFGVFFLYVALVSVGVVL
- a CDS encoding GTPBP1 family GTP-binding protein; amino-acid sequence: MSPDRAALERAIERGEREGGSVEFKERLQRDVHLSDGRRESLAAQLRHRVLSGDGEATYVVGVTDEGGLAGIPPEQFSESMDVLSLLAEEAGAHIEDVQTWGVDPADATEGTAPNRSPPGDAGGNGPRGDGGRGDGGRGDTAAGEATTGLVGVATIREGGILDVDDSHIVVGTAGHVDHGKSTLVGSLVTGQADDGEGGTRGYLDVQPHEVERGLSADLSYAVYGFDDEGPVRMDNPHRKSDRARIVEESDRLVSFVDTVGHEPWLRTTIRGLVGQKLDYGLLTVAADDGPTKTTREHLGVLLATDLPTIVAITKADVVSEDRLLEVEREIERMLREADRSPLRIDRHGVDAAVEEIGETVVPIVTTSAVEMEGVDVLDELFERLPKTAGADGEFRMYVDRTYNVTGVGAVASGTIMSGEIEAGDELLLGPMADGQFREVEARSIEMHYHRVDHAEAGRIVGIALKGVPEAEVERGMVLVPRDSEPTAVREFEAEVMVLNHPTRIDDGYEPVVHLETISEAAAFYPEGGTLLPGDKGNATVRFKFRPYLVEEGQRFVFREGQSKGVGTVTDVHPAE
- a CDS encoding hybrid sensor histidine kinase/response regulator, with product MRESVTVLHVDDDEEFAALTAEYLAAADDSLDVTTIGDPDAALDRLAVGDVDCVVTDLDLGAGDGIELVERVRERAPGVPCLLFTARNNEALVERALDAGAAAYLQKGRPAQFTLLAHRIHTAVAVSSQVDEAAAVEQATDGGADTVAVEDAGTAPSRENGAGEFRPDGVRDPDERIEEVASVVSHDLQNPLTIARGYLERARRDGDDEYFEHVDEALAEIGEIGDSVVTMARMGKRIERFESIDVDSLVRSCWGELEASDATLVVEDLQHVAGQYNHLLELFERLFENAVEYGSTDDAADDSSGDAAVTITVGATETGLFVADDGPGIPEDQRERALEAGYSTEQARPGLGLSTARAIAEAHGWRLSLNESDGGGLRVDLDGVRFVEG
- a CDS encoding J domain-containing protein, whose protein sequence is MQRSPLLMALAGVFGVMAVLQFVLALRFSLFFLTIAAAFGLASYLVWYHASGRMADRVRRRAAAGEYERREQSRGGFGAGPREQRFRDARGPFAGVGRDSARRGSGQRGDAEGGGSRRRGGPRGQRARNGGGQAAAEGPTPAEAARVLGVTPDADRARIKEAYRQKVKTVHPDTDEGSEEAFKRVNRAYETLTDDG
- a CDS encoding PadR family transcriptional regulator, which translates into the protein MALFDRTAFQRDLLFIIASADRPSGQDIKARFEAEAATDVNRGNVYPNLDTLVEEGYVEKGRLDSRTNYYSLTEKGFHRLRQRHEWERAKLSSVRLES
- a CDS encoding tRNA (N(6)-L-threonylcarbamoyladenosine(37)-C(2))-methylthiotransferase — protein: MARYHIETYGCTSNRGESRQIERKLRDAGHRPVEGPSEADVAIMNSCTVVEKTERNMLRRAEELQEETADLIVTGCMAIAQGEEFDEAGIDARVLHWDEVPNAVGNGECPTTTAGTEPILDGVVGILPIARGCMSDCSYCITKHATGKIDSPPVEENVEKARALVHAGAKEIRITGQDTGVYGWDEGERKLHRLLDRICSEIDGDFRVRVGMANPKGIHGIREELADVFAEHDELYNFIHAPVQSGSNDVLGDMRRQHQVEEFVEVVETFDDRLDYWTLSTDFIVGFPSETDRDHAQSMALFRETRPEKVNVTRFSKRPGTDAADLKGLGGQVKKDRSKEMSELKQEIVAEAYDAMVGETREVLAVEEGTGDSVKCRDGAYRQIIVQNAGERGVEVGEFLEVEVTGHSTVYAFGEPV
- a CDS encoding PGF-CTERM sorting domain-containing protein; translation: MAERKFTVTTGAATSAILVAVLVVSIIGAAGTNGAAQSNIDGATIQSAEDVETADEIYVEEDGDAVLVYQTEEDGDDDDSDLRTMDIGMSASEGLAHVLIESDSEELEENASGGLTLLLEQDRFAGNGTFSMDRPEELESLALDVTAERTSETNTFDADFQASVPNEGDAAQLQSFQTSGDMSMTADTFATSGEFEAEAAIPTDVAYGVSVEDTGSGYSMDIDRTEPVSEFQAGSWEDRDAAKQTLESQFGGMAEQFGGTSTVTIDDYSFEESSTGYTLDISYTVEYENVKDGVANQLETQLAQDEQLDLSEEEAGAVAQSIVDVELRTLEANVETSDTGATGSWEAEIGNYGDALDSTLEIAESQSTDENVTESIQQVRTMFEAQQAADLRQTVEWSANMTAGEETIDVGADVSSDSENWAAYVDELQDRGVDAAQNDVSMDLHAETDGGELSADMSMSVEQEDLVGTMVDSVIQSASQDPTTGEETERVLQQLKNSEFQTGKIDVGVDSDSVTIEAGAKFDNMSALGDQVNQAFGGHTVTQIAGDLGDGDTSEMHVHVDGLVESGASEEEVSELAIASSSTEIHTGGDWDRSFNTMDTDSAKQFLGLNDDSESDEESDSSVPGFGPAAATVALAGAALLARRRA
- the deoC gene encoding deoxyribose-phosphate aldolase — protein: MEYADFPERIDHTVLGPETTPADVRRVLDEAAEYGTNACIPSCYVPEAAEYASDVRLVTVAGFPHGQEPTGIKVETAVDAVRAGADEVDVVANVGRLRAGEDDAVREELAEIVAAVAAPVKVIVEAPLLDDAELRRIAELAVEADADYLKTATGFAEPADPAISGGATVHDVELLAEYRPVKASGGIGSYERARELLDAGAERIGASSGAKIAAEYLDERA
- a CDS encoding ribose 1,5-bisphosphate isomerase — translated: MPDDEPAVDADDGSADRADTDPACRADAESDDRADADPALHPDVEATAAAIAEMEIRGAVAIADAAAAALATQAEASDAETTDGLREELRAAARRLHDTRPTAVSLPNALRYVFKDLEATTAASGSRGADELRATVVDRAAEFRKSVAAAQSKLGRIGANRLRDGDTVMTHCHSTDALACVEGAIEDGKEIEAVVKETRPRKQGHITARQLREWNVPVTLIVDSAARRHLSRVDHVIVGADSIAADGSVINKVGTSGLAVVAREQGVPVMVAAATVKLHPETLTGHTVEIERRAESEVLADEERAAIVDADERGEVDEDFAVDNPAFDVTPPRFVDAIVTERGQFPPESVVTLMRELFGEDVAAPWTR